A region from the Alnus glutinosa chromosome 5, dhAlnGlut1.1, whole genome shotgun sequence genome encodes:
- the LOC133869034 gene encoding uncharacterized protein LOC133869034: MTNHNDVPFRGKSSTPTQNVMCVTNFDLCFTFVCSGWEGSAHDARIFTETINDPTMNFPTPDEVERTFGILKNRFPILENMPPYAIPDQRLLMVACCTIHNFIHKDYGDIDPLFRHALQQLYGEAWIDVSQRVNMPSETHVTHGLQPDQSQSSAHYMGAYRNTMKTSMWDWVNRA, from the exons ATGACGAATCACAACGACGTCCCTTTTCGAGGCAAAAGCTCAACCCCGACGCAAAATGTGATGTGCGTAACGAACTTCGACCTTTGCTTCACGTTCGTCTGCAGTGGGTGGGAAGGCAGCGCCCATGATGCACGAATTTTTACTGAGACAATAAACGATCCAACCATGAACTTCCCAACGCCTGACGAAG TGGAACGGACGTTCGGGATTTTGAAGAATCGGTTCCCGATTTTGGAAAATATGCCCCCGTACGCGATACCGGACCAACGATTACTTATGGTTGCGTGTTGTACTATACACAACTTCATCCACAAGGACTATGGGGATATTGATCCATTATTCAGACACGCTTTGCAACAACTATACGGTGAAGCTTGGATCGATGTCTCACAGCGGGTTAATATGCCAAGTGAAACGCATGTAACACATGGACTCCAACCAGATCAATCACAGTCGAGTGCACATTACATGGGGGCATATCGGAACACAATGAAGACTAGCATGTGGGATTGGGTCAATAGGGCATAA